The sequence below is a genomic window from Macadamia integrifolia cultivar HAES 741 chromosome 1, SCU_Mint_v3, whole genome shotgun sequence.
ttgtacatggcctcgtggtacgtgcaagtgcaaggcttagGTGCTCGTATTACCCTTGGTACTTGCTCGGTCTtgtcaggccaacccgagttcaaggtcacccttgctactaTATTCCATATGGTATCTATATTAGTTCTCTtcggttcagcccctatatgatcaaaccaagtcaatgtggttaattagaccaggtttagaaagtagagTATCAtagtttttctctctccattaaaAAAAGGGATGTGGAACCattatttggggattttatgctctctctctctctctctctctctctctctctccagtttATATAAATACTATCTCTGTAGCTCCATTGGAAGAGACTCTATCTATCTGGGACAAATTTGAAATTGCTGAGTTTATGATTTGGAATCATAAGAGGGAGGAGTTTGTAAaacaaaggaaaacaaaaaatggcAGACGGAATCATCTTGGGTGTTGTCCTAACAAAGGAAGAACAACATTTCCTACTAACTTGGTGCAAACTCTATTCTTTGTCATTTCCTACTAACAACATTTCAACTTTTCTATACTCTATTTGGTATAGATATATTCAagtataaaatattttttgtaacTATTTCAAGGACACCCACCTTAGAGAGTCCGGCCTGAGCGAAGAAAATGCAATTAAACAATCATTACCTTCTAGAGGAGAGAAAGCCAGAGCCACCATTGTTGGTTCTGGATGATGTTTGGGACGAATCAATTTTTTTGCGGCATATTTTGGTTATTCACATTCTTGGATGATTGTATCCTCTTGATCTAAAATGTTTCGTAGGGGGACCTTTTCTGTTTATTACttgaaaagtaaaaatagaATCCTTAGTGACCGACAAGACTAGGATCCTACACCAGGATCAATGTTTATCCTACTCTGGTGTCAATTCAATAACCAACCCCTTccccacaccaaaaaaaataaataaataaataaaggggttTTAGGGGAAGATGAATTATTTTACCTCAAAATATGGATTACACCATGGGTCCAACCAAGTTGTAGCTCTGAATTCATtctcttagtttttattttttttaagcaattAATTTTCATATGATATATACTATACACCTCTGGAATGCATCAATTGATCAGTGAAACTAATGCATTTCTTATTTTCCATATATTTCTACCAGGTAGGATTAAGAAGCTGGGCACAACCACACTGATGACTAAGCAAAGGATTGGAGTTACATGATCCCTTATGTAATTGTCAAATGTGCTTACTAATTAAAACTTGGTGAGGAATATGAAGGGGAATTGTTGTGCCTCTGGAGATTCTTATTTTTTGAACCTGAAGATTTTTTCTTGTTCACATATATGAAAACCTTCCATTAGTGAACTATAGGTAGGAATTGTATTTCCCACAGAGTGAAAAACGAAAATAATCTTCATTAGACCCAAAGTTTTGCGAAACAAAATGAAGTATAATTACAACAAGAATTACCAACtatttttactctctctctctctctctctctctctctctctctctcaggatGGTGAGATGGGACTAAAAGAAGTGCCCAGGTGATTGATAATAGCATAGTAAAATGTATGTGCTCACTAGCAGAGAGAAGGAAGCTTGAAGGAGACTaccccacgtgcatttgcatgtgtatttttactaatatatatatatatatatacacatggAGTCTTATTCCGAGTCGGTTCTAACCTCTTGATTCTGTGTTTACCACATGTGATACTATAGAGTAAATCTAAACAATTAAAGGTATGTAAGTGGGAGTATAGTGGCCATGGGAAACTCACTATAGGCATCCAATAATGAGTCCGGATCCAGGTATCCTCTCCAACCCTGGGTTTCAAAACTTTAAAATGGTCATGGGATCGGTCAAGACCGATGTTGTTTTGATATTCCTAACGATTTGGATCTGATGGTATCAAATATATCCCAATCACACTAAAATTCCCATTTACCCTAATGCAAGACAACAATCTAGGTGCAGAACAACTCAAACACTACTCGTTTGTGTCCTGAGTTAGGGTTGGGCCGGGCATGGGTTGAAGTCTAGGCGTGGCCAAACCCAGTCTTGATTTTAACCTTAATTATATAATATAGTTTAGGGCTATCATCCTATCTTCTTGttcaaaatagtgaaatttagatcattgattcttatggtctAGGATTttgaacatctattattgtgttgcatTTCATAATAATAATTGTGTATTGATCATTTAATCTATtgatgtttctttttttattttctataatgCATAGGAGAGATGGTAAAAAcaaggtcaatcaaggttagccAATCCTAGCGAAAATCAGGGCCAACTCGGTCAGTCAAAGGTCAATTAGAGCCGGATTGGATTGGCATGAGTCCCTATAGGGTTGGGCCTAAGTATGAACTCGGCAGGGTTGGATTGAATCTAGGTTGAGTTTTGAAGACATAAGGTTAAGtaggggttttaaaaaacctagGCCTCTTTCACCTGTGATTCAAGTATTCAACCCTTTTTTACCTTAGCAGTGGATTGGATCTGACCTTGGTGATCCTGATCAATCAGATTGATTTCAAAATCATATTCCTATGGggaggttgagagagagagagagagagagagagagagaatctcagTTTCCTATTCCGTAGAAAGTAGATTGAGAGTTTGGTTTAAAAAAACTtgggagagaggaaaaaaaaaaatattatgaacaagagagagaacagaTGTTTTCCTCCCGCCAATTCTCATTATCACACCGCACTTTTGTGCCAcatctcttaatttttttttttttaatagaaaactTAAGGGAAACTACGTTCACAATAACCGCCAACGATTACTTGCCAACAGGAAAACGATATCAACTGTGGCAAACGCGATTTAAGGTATTAGAATCGGTGGCTTCCATCCAACTCAGCAAAAATCGACATTAATCGGTCATATAATGATTAAAATGAGTCACCCAGATTGGATTTGATTAGTGATAGCCACAGTTTTAAGAATCAAATTGGATTGATATCAACAGAGACTAATCCCCAATCCCTGATTCAATACTTAATTAGACTTTGGATATGTGGGTTGtatgaatttaaaattggaTTTAGATGATATACAACGATatatctttcttcctttttttttatttttcattttttatttttaaatgattcAATGATATATCTTAGAACTTATAATGAAACATGGGATATATAAACATTAATGTTGGATATTGTAGTTCTTTTGAACAatagtatactaccgttttttggTCCCCTTTGTTTGAAATCCGCACATTTAAAACCTATACCGGACGTTCTCTATTTTTTactgttctctttttttctattttttagtttttgcaATGGTGGGAGCAGATTCAGTATGGTAGGAAGGTTGCTCACACAGCAAGAATGCGCAAAGGATGGGCAGCAAGAGGTGGGGAAATGGGGTTACACGGGTTGTGTTGTGGAAGATGATTGTGGGTTGTGAATGAACCCCACATCATCCACTCGACTCGTGCATTGCCGACTCTAGAACTAGAGACTCTATCTCTACTTCTGAAGAAGATTATGAGACGTTCACTTGGTCTATTCATTGGCCATAGGTCACTATCGTTGGGTgtgaaaaaatgggagaagaaTCCGTTGAAATTGAGCAGTGAAATTAGGAATAAATTTTAATTGTTAATACCAACAAATCCCATTGGAGTGATAGAGCTTTTGAATCCATCACTATTATCCGTTCCACAATCACAGATGATGTTTAATAAGGAAATCTATCTTTCTTATGAAGCTAAGTGCTTTAGTAGACATATAAATTATTAGTCCCATTCCcaccatttttatttattttttcaaacaattaagaataaagaaaaacttCCAATTAATTTGCTTAAGATCATGAGAATAGAAATGTGAGAGATTCACATTTCTTTCTGCATCTAACCCATAAAGGGAAAATCAAATAAACAGAAGCAGAGCtaaaaataaaacctaaaaGACATCCAGATAGATGAGCCCATAACCCCAATTCCTATATCTATAGCGGCTAAACTATGACAACAATTTACACCAACTAGAGCAACCCTAATTTCAATAATAAACCCAAACCCCTAAACCGTAGAGACTCCTGCCTGCCTTATCTCTTGATAACACAAATCACATCCAAGTCATGGAAAAAGTTTTCGAGGAAAACCTTGAGACCCCATGGGTTTCTGTATAGGTCAAGCAACTGATACGCTTGACACCTTCGCGCATCGCAAGAAGACAAATAGCAAGCTTGTATATGTCTGCCTGATATATTCTTGACCAGGAGATGATGAATAGATGAGAGAGAATAAGAATAGTTGAGAGATGATGAATGCAAAGCGGAGTACTGCAGTGGAGCAAGCCATTGTTAGAACTTAAAAGCTTAAAATTTCATTAAGGATTAGTGTAGAAATGCAGATATGATAATATCTTTGTTATTAAGGAGAgcatatatatgtatgtgtatATATGGGTTTGTTGACTTCGGTGAATCTTCACATCAGTGAAGTGGGTGTCTCAATTCACCTAAGCTAGAATCTTGACACATCTTTATCTTTTAACGGAATAGTGTAAACGAttaactaaattttctaaatattCCCAAGATTTAAGTaagcaaataaataagtaaGAATCCCAACAAAAACGAAAAGTGGgttctcctttatttttttttgcggAGAATCATATGGATTATAACACAAAACTTGTGCATGCATAGCTATAAATTAAAGATATATatagtttctttcttttatgaCATTGTGCTCTGTAAATACATGGAAGCTAGCCCCTAGAGTTTGGTATAGTCCATGGGCTTGAAAGAAACAAACCCCTCATTCAAATTGTACCCAACGTTGATGTTTTGTTGTTGAATGTTGCCCAAGATAGAGACATAACTTGACTTATTCGTAGGGACGATGGCCAGGCATGTTCGTCGTTGGCCAAGAGAAATCCATGTGTTCCATCCACTTACTACCAAGGATGCTACTTGTGATACGTGCACATTAAAtagaagagataaaatagggagatcaaagagataaaataggggagaaagagCTAATTGCGaccaataagagaaaaaaaaaatacaaaagattaaatagaataaaagatAGGGATAACAAGGATTTGGCTTTATAGACGAAACCATCATGTCTCAACCTAATTAGGAGGTAGCCCGCCTCTACTCAACAACTGAgcatttgtttcctttttttttttcccccttttctccttcattcttTCCCTATAAATAGATTTTACAACTTCTCCAACATGCCCACATATCCCATAACTAAAAAGTTACAATAATTGACAATAACAACTAATCCCCTACACCACTTATCGGATAATTCCTACTAGTAATTGATAATTCCTAAACAACATATTTATAGTCCCTACTTTCAATAAACTAATCCCGCCTAAAGTCGTGCACGTAACAATCCATCCCGCTTAAGCTTGGTCTTGTCCTCAAGACCATCCTGTTGGAAATTGAACCATAGTAGCATTTAGATCCTCCCATGTTGCTCAATCGGTAATCTTTTCTTGACTTAATTGAGGAAGCCATGACTGCGTTTCTCAAGGAGAGAAATTGTAGGAAATCCACCGATGGGGCACCATGCCTGagttctgataccacttgatatgTGCACATTAAATAGAGAAGATATAATAGGAAGATccaagagataaaataggggagaaagagataattgctaccaataagaaaaaaaagaaaaaaaagaaatgcaagAGATTAAATAGGATAAAAGATAGGGATAACAATGGTTTGGCATTACGGACGAAGCCATCATGTCTTGGCCTAGTTAGGAGATAACTCACGTCTACTCAACAACTGaacatttgttttatttatttttttttttcttttctcttctccttcattctcACCCTATAAATAGATTTTACAACAACTTCTCCAACATGCCCACGTATCCCATAATTAAGAAGTTACAATAACTGATAATAACTACTAATCCCCTACAACACTTAACGGATAATTCCTACTAGTAATTGATAATTCCTAAACAACATATTCATAATCCCTACTTTTCAATAAAACTAATCCGGCCCAAAGTCGTGCACGTAACAACTTGACTGAACTGGAAGGTTATGTCTGGTGTTTTTTGCTCAATCTCTGCAAGAGTAGCTCGCTAGCAAAGTTTAAAAGATCCTGTGTCATCTTTCACTTGACGAAGTCCCTTTGTCTTTTGTATCACGCTCTCTTTCAAAAGTTGAAACACATCTGGTATGAGAAGTGTATATGTTGTACCCGAATCAATCATGAACCCCCCCTCTCCATTCCCATCTTCTGTCTCTCCTCTTAACATAAGTCACATTGAAAGTCCCTGGCGGGATAGGAAGGCATTGGTTGCCGATGCTGATGCATTGCAAATCTAAGTAGTAGTGGCCTAGCAAACCCACACTTAGAATTGGGATCCTATCACCACCATACCTCACTAAAGCACCTAAGGGTAGTGGGGTATCAACATCGGCACCATCCCTGGGTGTGAAGCAGTAGGAGAATCCTTTGAAATCGAGCTGTGAAATGAGGGATAAGTTTTGATTGTTAAGGCCAACAATCCCTGGTGGAGAGTAGTTATATTCATCTTCCAATCCATTATAATTAACAGTCCCACAACCAAAGACCATGTTTAATAAGGAAACCTTGCCTGCCTTGGACTCTTGATCTATGAAGGTTAAGGTTTCGGTAGCGAGATAGCCCAATGAGGATGTCCTATCAACATAATACGTATCATAATATCAAAAACGATCTTCTTCCGAGTAGTATGTACGAGTTGAATAATTACATTCATCCCGACGGCATCGAATCTTCTCATAGGTAGAAGAATTATGAGAGTCCCAAATGAGACCCATTTGAGAGTAGCATCTCTGAAAAGGCTCACACTGGAACCAAATAATTTCACTTGTTATATCCACAATGCCCCAAGTTGGGGTGGCTGGAGAGCCTATGGAATACTGCATTATGTAGCCTACAGTAGAAAATCTAATTACCAGGGCCATGACATTGTCATGTGGTACTTCTGCTTTTGTTTCTAATGTTGGTTGTGCTTGAAAGCCACCACCATTCAAGTAGGTATGGTGTGACATGGAAGGGTTCACCATTTCATGGAGTCGATCAAATGCTGTGAGATTGGGGTTGTAGACTGGAGATCGAGGAGAGTGACGGTGGATGAGTCTGATGGTAAACCCATCAATCTTCTTGGTCTTTTGATCAACAAGGGACGATGAATATATTAGGGAGAATAGGACATTAAAGAGATGATGGATGCAAGGAGTACTGCAACGGAGGAAACCATTGATAATTGTTGATGAAATTTGAGTAAAGATTAGCAAGCTCATaacacaaatatatatatatatatatatatatacgctAGTAAAATatgcacgtgcaaatgcacatgtggtcatatgttagagagagagagagagagagagagagagagagagagagagagagagaaccaatgACTATTGAAGACCTAACGGTTGAAGCCTGtgactaaataaaaaaataaaaaaagaaagaaaattcttGCAATGTCATAATTACTTTCCGATAAAAAGGATATTTAAATTTGTagacaaaaatgaaaaagaatcattataattttttttttttgttacacacaacaacaacaaaattacAAGTGAGACCCAACAAAGTTTTGTTAGCTATTCTTCTTGTACTCCTTATATTCACTTTTTCCATCATTTAAATCACTCACCACTAACTCCAATGTCATTACCATGAACTAACCCACATGTATAAAGCATCGTCCAATGACACAAAACCCATATAGGTGCGAAAAACAAATTAAGTGGTACAACAAAATACTAAACAGAGAGGTTAATACTTAAAGAGGAAGTAAATTTGACATGGTTGTGGTTGATGTATACTTCATCCGAGCATAGTATAAGTTCTGATCAATTACTGGTCTGTAGAGAAGTTAAATAGTTTAAGTTCTCAATGTTAGCTAGATTGTTAACTTTAGCGCACAAAAGATACTATATATACAATACAATAAGGTTGAAACAATCTCTCAACATTCTCCaggtaaggctgcatagttctcGCCA
It includes:
- the LOC122072055 gene encoding uncharacterized protein LOC122072055; the encoded protein is MVFGCGTVNYNGLEDEYNYSPPGIVGLNNQNLSLISQLDFKGFSYCFTPRDGADVDTPLPLGALVRYGGDRIPILSVASLVVSGWNTWISLGQRRTCLAIVPTNKSSYVSILGNIQQQNINVGYNLNEGFVSFKPMDYTKL